A section of the Kribbella sp. HUAS MG21 genome encodes:
- a CDS encoding propionyl-CoA synthetase, whose amino-acid sequence MSAGTGAYDESYRRSLDDPDGFWLEAAAAISWTRPPTRAIDASGDPIFRWFPDGELNTAYNALDRHVEAGDGERTALIYDSPVTGTGRTYSYAQLRDEVATFAGALASLGVGKGDRVVVYMPMVPEAVVAMLACARVGAIHSVVFGGFAPRELAARIEDAGPKVIVAASCGIEPTRIVEYKPIIDEALTIASHRPEHTVVLQRPQARADLGDNDLDWTELVANARPVDPVPVAATEPLYILYTSGTTGRPKGVVRDNGGHAVALAWTMRNVYDIGPGDVWWTASDVGWVVGHSYIVYAPLLVGATTVLYEGKPVGTPDAGAFWRVISEHGTKALFTAPTAIRAIKKVDPDAAELAKYPMDTFRTLFLAGERLDPETYHWAHEHLDVPVVDHWWQTETGWPIAANPRGLEPLPTKPGSATVPMPGWNVQILDAGGKELLPHEEGAIAIKLPLPPGALPTLWGDDQRYIDSYLKEYDGYYLTGDGGYIDDDGYIFVMGRTDDVINVAGHRLSTGSIEAVVAANPAVAECAVIGVHDALKGQLPRAFVVLKAGATVTDDVLRDELVAAVRREIGPVAAFRDVSVVDALPKTRSGKILRRTMRGIADGRDEPVPSTIEDPAVLDALRPVLRG is encoded by the coding sequence ATGAGCGCTGGAACGGGCGCGTACGACGAGAGCTACCGGCGGAGTCTGGACGATCCCGACGGGTTCTGGCTGGAGGCGGCCGCGGCGATCTCCTGGACGCGGCCACCGACCCGGGCGATCGACGCGAGCGGCGACCCGATCTTCCGCTGGTTCCCCGACGGCGAGCTGAACACGGCGTACAACGCGCTCGACCGGCACGTCGAGGCCGGTGACGGCGAGCGGACCGCGCTGATCTACGACTCGCCGGTGACCGGGACCGGCCGCACCTACAGCTACGCGCAGCTGCGCGACGAGGTGGCGACGTTCGCGGGCGCGCTGGCCTCGCTCGGCGTCGGCAAGGGCGACCGCGTGGTCGTCTACATGCCGATGGTCCCGGAGGCGGTCGTCGCGATGCTCGCGTGCGCGCGAGTCGGCGCGATCCACTCCGTCGTCTTCGGCGGCTTCGCGCCACGCGAGCTCGCCGCGCGGATCGAGGACGCCGGGCCGAAGGTGATCGTGGCCGCGTCCTGCGGTATCGAGCCGACCCGGATCGTCGAGTACAAGCCGATCATCGACGAGGCGCTCACGATCGCGTCGCACCGGCCCGAGCACACCGTCGTCCTCCAGCGGCCGCAGGCCCGGGCGGACCTCGGCGACAACGACCTGGACTGGACCGAGCTCGTCGCGAACGCGCGGCCGGTCGACCCGGTCCCGGTCGCCGCGACCGAGCCGCTCTACATCCTCTACACGTCCGGTACGACGGGACGCCCGAAAGGCGTCGTCCGCGACAACGGCGGCCACGCGGTCGCACTGGCCTGGACGATGCGCAACGTCTACGACATCGGGCCGGGCGACGTGTGGTGGACCGCCTCGGACGTCGGCTGGGTCGTCGGCCATTCGTACATCGTCTACGCCCCGCTCCTGGTCGGCGCGACCACCGTGCTCTACGAAGGCAAGCCCGTCGGCACCCCCGACGCGGGCGCCTTCTGGCGGGTGATCTCCGAGCACGGCACGAAGGCCCTGTTCACGGCGCCGACCGCGATCCGGGCGATCAAGAAGGTGGATCCCGACGCCGCCGAGCTGGCGAAGTACCCGATGGACACGTTCCGGACGCTGTTCCTGGCCGGCGAGCGGCTCGACCCGGAGACGTACCACTGGGCGCACGAGCATCTCGACGTACCGGTCGTCGACCACTGGTGGCAGACCGAGACCGGCTGGCCGATCGCGGCGAACCCGCGCGGCCTCGAACCGCTGCCGACCAAGCCGGGCTCGGCGACCGTCCCGATGCCGGGCTGGAACGTGCAGATCCTCGATGCGGGAGGCAAGGAACTGCTGCCACACGAGGAGGGCGCGATCGCGATCAAGCTGCCGCTGCCGCCAGGCGCGCTGCCGACGCTCTGGGGCGACGACCAGCGCTACATCGACAGCTACCTCAAGGAGTACGACGGCTACTACCTGACCGGGGACGGCGGCTACATCGACGACGACGGCTACATCTTCGTGATGGGCCGCACCGACGACGTGATCAACGTGGCCGGGCACCGGCTGTCGACCGGGTCGATCGAGGCGGTCGTCGCGGCGAACCCGGCGGTGGCCGAGTGCGCGGTGATCGGCGTCCACGACGCGCTGAAGGGTCAGTTGCCGCGGGCATTCGTCGTCCTCAAGGCCGGCGCGACGGTGACCGACGACGTACTGCGGGACGAGCTGGTGGCCGCGGTACGGCGGGAGATCGGGCCGGTCGCCGCCTTCCGGGATGTGTCGGTGGTCGACGCGCTGCCGAAGACTCGGTCGGGGAAGATCCTTCGCCGCACCATGCGCGGGATCGCCGACGGCCGCGACGAACCGGTCCCGTCGACGATCGAGGACCCGGCCGTGCTGGACGCGCTCCGCCCGGTACTGCGTGGATGA
- a CDS encoding threonine/serine dehydratase: MTVSVDDVQRAAERVAGRVRRTPVIEVAPGLTFKLELLQHTGSFKPRGAFNRLLSAKESGELTGQGIVAASGGNHGLAAAYAARELGVPARIFVPETTPAAKLGKLRTLDADIVQVGSEYAEAYQAALRARDESGAVLVHAYDQPEVVAGQGTVGLELLEQVESFDTVLVAVGGGGLIAGIATAIGDHAQVIGVEPALAPTMHRALSAGQPTDGTVGGVAADSLGARRLGDLAFEAVQDHQVRSVLIEDDAIVAARKQLWREQHLATEHGGATAYAALASGAYKPAAGERVVVVVCGANTDPSTLS, translated from the coding sequence ATGACGGTAAGTGTCGACGACGTGCAGCGTGCCGCGGAGCGAGTCGCCGGGCGGGTACGCCGTACGCCGGTGATCGAGGTGGCGCCCGGGCTGACCTTCAAGCTCGAACTGCTCCAGCACACCGGTTCGTTCAAGCCGCGCGGCGCGTTCAACCGGCTGCTGAGCGCGAAGGAATCGGGTGAGTTGACCGGTCAGGGGATCGTCGCCGCGTCCGGCGGCAACCACGGGCTCGCCGCGGCGTACGCGGCCCGCGAGCTCGGCGTACCGGCGCGGATCTTCGTCCCGGAGACGACACCGGCGGCGAAGCTGGGCAAGTTGCGCACGCTCGACGCGGACATCGTGCAGGTCGGCAGCGAGTACGCCGAGGCGTACCAGGCGGCGCTGCGGGCGCGCGACGAGTCCGGCGCGGTGCTCGTACACGCCTACGACCAGCCCGAGGTCGTCGCCGGCCAGGGCACCGTCGGCCTCGAACTGCTCGAGCAGGTGGAGAGCTTCGACACAGTCCTCGTGGCCGTCGGAGGCGGCGGCCTGATCGCCGGCATCGCGACCGCGATCGGCGACCACGCGCAGGTCATCGGCGTCGAGCCGGCGCTCGCGCCCACCATGCACCGCGCCCTGAGCGCCGGGCAGCCCACGGACGGGACGGTGGGCGGGGTGGCGGCCGACTCTCTGGGAGCCCGCCGCCTGGGCGACCTGGCCTTCGAAGCGGTCCAGGACCATCAGGTGCGGTCCGTGCTGATCGAGGACGACGCGATCGTTGCCGCCCGCAAGCAGCTCTGGCGCGAGCAGCACCTCGCGACCGAGCACGGCGGCGCCACGGCGTACGCCGCTCTCGCCTCCGGCGCCTACAAGCCGGCGGCGGGTGAGCGGGTCGTCGTGGTGGTCTGCGGAGCGAACACCGACCCGAGCACGCTCAGCTGA
- a CDS encoding rhomboid family intramembrane serine protease, whose product MSFQTPAKRTGRSVDTARIGSGLKLLVALLGLMWLSEIVDTALQGQLDQYGIISRESQGLVGILTAPFLHLGFGHLISNTLPLVTLGALIAIGGAARLFSVTAIVTVIGGFGTWLISPPNTITIGASGLVFGYASYLILRGLFNRRLGQVLLGVVVVMVWGSALLGGLLPQAGISWQGHLFGGIAGVLAAWILADDKQQQRVS is encoded by the coding sequence ATGAGCTTTCAGACCCCGGCGAAGCGGACTGGGCGGAGTGTGGACACCGCCAGGATCGGCAGTGGGCTGAAGCTGCTGGTCGCGCTGCTCGGGCTGATGTGGCTGAGCGAGATCGTCGACACCGCGCTGCAGGGCCAACTGGACCAGTACGGGATCATCTCGCGCGAGTCGCAGGGCCTGGTCGGCATCCTGACCGCGCCGTTCCTGCACCTCGGGTTCGGGCACCTGATCTCGAACACGCTGCCGCTGGTCACGCTCGGCGCGCTGATCGCGATCGGCGGCGCGGCCCGGCTGTTCTCGGTGACCGCGATCGTGACCGTTATCGGCGGCTTCGGCACCTGGCTGATCTCACCGCCGAACACGATCACGATCGGCGCGAGCGGCCTCGTCTTCGGGTATGCGTCGTACCTGATCCTGCGCGGGCTGTTCAACCGGCGGCTCGGTCAGGTGCTGCTCGGCGTCGTGGTCGTGATGGTGTGGGGGAGTGCGCTGCTGGGCGGGCTGCTGCCGCAGGCCGGGATCTCGTGGCAGGGGCACCTGTTCGGCGGCATCGCCGGGGTGCTCGCGGCCTGGATTCTCGCGGACGACAAGCAGCAGCAACGCGTCAGCTGA
- a CDS encoding Cmx/CmrA family chloramphenicol efflux MFS transporter yields MPVAVYVLGLSIFAQGTSELMLAGLLPELAADLRVSIPQAGLLISAFAIGMLVGAPVLAVVTLTWSRRTALIAFLAVFALTHVAGALTTSYAVLLATRIAGAFVYAGFWSVAAVTVMTLVAADRRARAMSIVTGGLTIATIVGLPLGTVLGQHLGWQSAFWTVAGLCVLAMAGVAATVPADRPDPANLPRLADEVRALRSTRLWLAFGTTALVTATILVTFSYLAPLLTQTTGLPAGAVPGVLALYGLGSFVGITTGGRFADALPFHTLFISITGLVVLSAALALTAGSPVAAVAVIVLLGGFGFAANPALNARVFNLAGDRSTLATATNFSAFNVGITAGPWLGGLAIDAGAGYPALGWIAVGTGLAALATVLFAVLSPGPVSSPGRACRDVSGRSRGAG; encoded by the coding sequence ATGCCGGTCGCCGTCTATGTCCTCGGCCTGAGCATCTTCGCCCAGGGCACCTCCGAGCTGATGCTCGCCGGACTGCTCCCCGAGCTCGCCGCGGACCTGCGCGTCTCGATCCCCCAGGCCGGGCTTCTGATCTCGGCGTTCGCGATCGGCATGCTGGTCGGCGCGCCCGTGCTCGCGGTCGTCACGCTGACCTGGTCCCGCCGTACGGCGTTGATCGCCTTCCTCGCGGTCTTCGCGCTCACGCACGTCGCGGGGGCGCTGACCACCAGCTACGCCGTCCTGCTGGCGACCCGGATCGCCGGCGCCTTCGTGTACGCCGGATTCTGGTCGGTCGCCGCGGTCACGGTGATGACGCTGGTCGCCGCCGACCGGCGCGCGCGGGCGATGAGCATCGTCACCGGCGGGCTCACGATCGCGACCATCGTCGGGCTGCCGCTGGGCACCGTCCTCGGGCAGCACCTCGGCTGGCAGTCGGCGTTCTGGACCGTCGCCGGGCTGTGCGTGCTCGCAATGGCCGGCGTCGCCGCCACGGTGCCGGCCGACCGGCCCGATCCCGCGAACCTGCCGCGGCTCGCGGACGAAGTACGTGCCCTCCGCAGTACTCGGCTGTGGCTCGCGTTCGGCACGACGGCGCTCGTCACCGCGACGATCCTGGTCACCTTCAGCTACCTGGCGCCGCTGCTCACCCAGACCACCGGCCTCCCGGCCGGAGCCGTCCCGGGCGTGCTCGCCCTCTACGGGCTCGGGTCCTTCGTCGGCATCACCACCGGCGGCAGATTCGCCGACGCCCTGCCCTTCCACACCTTGTTCATCAGCATCACCGGACTCGTCGTCCTGTCCGCGGCCCTGGCCCTCACCGCCGGTTCCCCGGTCGCCGCGGTCGCGGTGATCGTGCTGCTCGGCGGCTTCGGCTTCGCCGCCAACCCGGCGCTGAACGCGCGCGTGTTCAACCTGGCCGGGGACCGTTCCACGCTCGCGACCGCGACGAACTTCTCCGCGTTCAACGTCGGCATCACGGCCGGGCCGTGGCTCGGCGGGCTCGCGATCGACGCCGGCGCGGGTTACCCCGCGCTCGGCTGGATCGCGGTCGGCACCGGGCTCGCGGCCCTCGCGACCGTGCTGTTCGCGGTGCTCTCCCCAGGCCCGGTCAGTTCACCGGGCCGTGCTTGTCGAGATGTGTCGGGTCGAAGTCGGGGTGCCGGTTGA
- a CDS encoding APC family permease, giving the protein MSESSAAAATKQAGERPELKRVMGPGLLLLFVVGDILGTGVYALTGKVAGQVGGAVWLPFLCAFVVALLTATSYLELVTKYPRAGGAAVYTHKAFGIHFLTFLLTFAVMCSGLTSASSASKAFAANFFSAVDIDPDRGSLLMITSLSFMALIALVNLRGVGESVKANVVLTCIELSGLLIVIAIGVWAIGSGDGDTSRLTEFNTPSGESAFGAVTAATALAFFAMVGFEDSVNMAEETKDPVRIFPKIMLIGLCVTGVIYVLVAISAVTLVSPSELNQGSTPLLKVISAGAPGFPLEIFAWITMFAVANSALINMLMASRLLYGMAHEQVLPGPLGRVLHRRRTPWVAILFTTLLAFFLIGYADLAALGGTTAFLLLCVFAIVNVAVLVLRRDRVEHKHFHAPTVLPVLGAVLCVYLASPLSGRASADYKIAGWLMLIGVGLWALTWLLNKYVFNRHPDFDPTHLDKHGPVN; this is encoded by the coding sequence ATGAGTGAGAGTTCGGCGGCCGCCGCGACGAAGCAGGCCGGTGAGCGTCCCGAGCTGAAACGGGTCATGGGACCCGGGCTGCTCCTGTTGTTCGTGGTCGGCGACATCCTCGGCACCGGCGTCTACGCGCTGACCGGCAAGGTCGCCGGTCAGGTCGGCGGCGCGGTCTGGCTGCCGTTCCTGTGCGCGTTCGTGGTCGCGCTGCTGACCGCGACGAGCTACCTCGAGCTCGTCACGAAGTACCCGCGGGCCGGCGGTGCGGCGGTCTACACGCACAAGGCGTTCGGCATCCACTTCCTGACGTTCCTGCTGACGTTCGCGGTGATGTGCTCCGGCCTCACCTCGGCGTCGAGCGCGTCGAAGGCCTTCGCGGCGAACTTCTTCTCTGCCGTCGACATCGACCCTGACCGCGGTTCGCTGCTGATGATCACCTCGCTGTCCTTCATGGCACTGATCGCGCTGGTCAACCTGCGCGGTGTCGGCGAGAGCGTGAAGGCGAACGTGGTTCTCACCTGTATCGAGCTGTCCGGCCTGCTGATCGTGATCGCGATCGGCGTCTGGGCGATCGGCAGCGGCGACGGCGACACCTCCCGGCTGACCGAGTTCAACACGCCGTCGGGGGAGTCGGCGTTCGGCGCGGTGACCGCGGCGACCGCGCTGGCGTTCTTCGCGATGGTGGGCTTCGAGGACTCGGTGAACATGGCCGAGGAGACGAAGGACCCGGTCCGGATCTTCCCGAAGATCATGCTGATCGGCCTGTGCGTCACCGGCGTCATCTACGTCCTGGTCGCGATCTCCGCGGTCACGCTGGTGTCGCCCAGCGAGCTGAACCAGGGATCGACCCCGCTGCTGAAGGTGATCTCGGCCGGCGCCCCTGGTTTCCCGCTCGAGATCTTCGCCTGGATCACCATGTTCGCGGTCGCCAACTCGGCGCTGATCAACATGCTGATGGCGAGCCGGCTGCTGTACGGCATGGCGCACGAGCAGGTCCTGCCCGGCCCGCTCGGCCGCGTCCTGCACCGGCGCCGGACGCCGTGGGTCGCGATCCTGTTCACCACGCTGCTCGCGTTCTTCCTGATCGGGTACGCCGACCTCGCGGCGCTCGGTGGTACGACGGCGTTCCTGCTGCTGTGCGTCTTCGCGATCGTGAACGTCGCGGTGCTGGTCCTGCGCCGCGACCGGGTCGAGCACAAGCACTTCCACGCGCCGACCGTGCTGCCGGTGCTCGGTGCCGTCCTGTGCGTCTACCTGGCCAGCCCGTTGTCCGGTCGCGCGTCGGCGGACTACAAGATCGCCGGCTGGCTGATGCTGATCGGCGTCGGGCTGTGGGCGCTGACCTGGCTGCTGAACAAGTACGTGTTCAACCGGCACCCCGACTTCGACCCGACACATCTCGACAAGCACGGCCCGGTGAACTGA
- a CDS encoding DUF389 domain-containing protein, producing MHLRLIVPPDRCDRVLDTLVDDPRVTSVVRLPGAAHRPKGDVIECDVTREATSEILSWLKAQGLYEEGSVAMAAVDSAPSRNAQAAERAAPGAPDDAVIWDAVVDQAYNEAGGSWVYYVFLTLATMIASVAVVTDSAILVVGAMVVGPEFGVVAALAVGLFLRKGGLTKRSLSLLVKGFVLAIAVTALAALLARAVGWIDVDDVTAARPLTGFIWRPDKWSAVVAVLAGCAGVLSQTAGRGNALVGVFISVTTVPAAGDLALSVALWAPHHIGGSAAQLGINLAGMTAAGVVTLLLQRMIWRSYLRMKRRVGARVEA from the coding sequence ATGCACCTTCGTCTCATCGTCCCACCGGACCGCTGCGACCGCGTCCTGGACACGCTCGTCGACGATCCGCGGGTGACCAGCGTCGTCCGGCTGCCCGGCGCCGCGCACCGCCCGAAGGGCGACGTCATCGAGTGCGACGTGACCCGCGAGGCGACCTCGGAGATCCTGAGCTGGCTGAAGGCCCAGGGGCTCTACGAGGAAGGCTCGGTGGCGATGGCCGCCGTCGACTCGGCGCCGTCGCGCAACGCCCAGGCCGCGGAGAGGGCGGCGCCCGGCGCCCCGGACGACGCGGTGATCTGGGACGCCGTCGTCGACCAGGCCTACAACGAGGCCGGCGGTTCCTGGGTGTACTACGTGTTCCTGACGCTGGCGACGATGATCGCGTCGGTCGCCGTCGTCACCGACTCCGCGATCCTGGTCGTGGGCGCCATGGTCGTCGGGCCGGAGTTCGGCGTCGTCGCCGCGCTGGCCGTCGGGTTGTTCCTGCGCAAGGGCGGACTGACCAAGAGATCGTTGTCGCTGCTGGTGAAGGGATTCGTGCTCGCGATCGCGGTCACGGCACTCGCGGCGTTGCTGGCCCGCGCGGTCGGCTGGATCGACGTCGACGACGTGACCGCGGCGCGCCCGCTCACGGGTTTCATCTGGCGGCCGGACAAGTGGTCCGCGGTGGTCGCCGTACTCGCCGGCTGCGCGGGTGTGCTGTCGCAGACCGCCGGCCGCGGCAACGCGCTCGTCGGGGTCTTCATCTCGGTCACGACCGTCCCGGCGGCGGGTGACCTGGCGTTGTCGGTGGCGTTGTGGGCACCGCACCACATCGGCGGGTCCGCCGCACAGCTCGGCATCAACCTGGCCGGGATGACGGCCGCCGGCGTGGTGACGCTCCTGCTGCAGCGGATGATCTGGCGCAGCTACCTGCGGATGAAACGTAGGGTGGGCGCGCGCGTTGAGGCTTGA
- a CDS encoding LuxR C-terminal-related transcriptional regulator: MLESVGVEPPDEEAYRALLSAPGCEVRQLAERLGRDEQDVVATVGRLEKLGLLTSTSDDPVRLLPTRPDVAVDALVAVRRAELDRVRAEARVLLSELSTQERYRPENLVEVIVGQEAIAARFAQLLNGTRNQLLVLDRPPYAAQPDQSDSTVRGLLGEGVVVHGIYSPDSLDIPGGVDEAFSAADAGETSRVHPQVPMKLAVFDRKIALLPLAVDQLVDSALVVHPCALLDALMEMFWLLWDQAVPVVPAAKADPTDARLMTLLAAGFKDDAIARQLALSSRTVGRRVAELMETLGARTRFQAGIHAQRRHLLED; the protein is encoded by the coding sequence ATGCTGGAGTCCGTTGGGGTGGAGCCGCCCGACGAGGAGGCCTATCGGGCGTTGCTGTCGGCTCCGGGCTGCGAGGTCCGGCAGCTCGCGGAGCGCCTCGGCCGCGACGAGCAGGACGTCGTCGCCACCGTCGGCCGGCTCGAGAAACTCGGCCTGCTGACGTCCACCTCCGACGACCCGGTCCGCCTGCTCCCGACCCGTCCGGACGTCGCCGTCGACGCGCTGGTCGCCGTCCGGCGGGCCGAGCTCGACCGGGTCCGCGCCGAGGCGCGGGTGCTGCTGTCCGAGCTGAGCACCCAGGAGCGGTACCGGCCGGAGAACCTCGTCGAGGTGATCGTCGGGCAGGAGGCGATCGCCGCGCGCTTCGCACAGTTGCTCAACGGCACCCGGAACCAGTTGCTCGTTCTCGACAGGCCGCCGTACGCCGCACAGCCCGACCAGTCCGACAGCACGGTCCGCGGCCTGCTCGGTGAGGGCGTCGTCGTGCACGGCATCTACTCCCCCGACTCGCTCGACATCCCCGGCGGCGTCGACGAGGCGTTCAGCGCGGCCGACGCCGGCGAGACCTCACGCGTGCATCCGCAGGTGCCGATGAAGCTGGCCGTGTTCGACCGGAAGATCGCGCTGCTGCCGCTCGCCGTGGACCAACTGGTCGACAGCGCCCTCGTCGTCCATCCGTGCGCGTTGCTCGACGCGCTGATGGAGATGTTCTGGCTGCTGTGGGACCAGGCCGTACCGGTCGTCCCGGCCGCCAAGGCGGACCCGACCGACGCGCGGCTGATGACGTTGCTCGCCGCCGGGTTCAAGGACGACGCGATCGCCCGGCAGCTGGCGCTCAGCAGCCGGACGGTCGGGCGCCGGGTCGCCGAGCTGATGGAGACGCTGGGCGCGCGGACCCGGTTCCAGGCCGGCATCCACGCCCAGCGCCGGCACCTGCTCGAGGACTAG
- a CDS encoding HNH endonuclease family protein, whose protein sequence is MTTVAAAAAAWTLSAGPAMAYPPTPPSASTAASQLATLTVKSEGSTDGYSRDKFPHWITQSGTCDTRDEVLKRDGTNVTVDSQCEPTGGRWYSVYDATWVTDDSSIDIDHIVPLAEAWKSGANTWTQSRRQQFANDLAISQLIAVTASSNRSKSDKDPSAWKPPNTSVHCIYAREWIWVKYTYKLTLQSAEKTALTQMLGSC, encoded by the coding sequence GTGACCACCGTTGCCGCGGCAGCGGCCGCGTGGACGCTCAGCGCCGGACCGGCGATGGCGTACCCGCCGACCCCGCCGTCGGCGAGCACCGCGGCGAGCCAGCTGGCGACGCTGACCGTGAAGTCGGAAGGCTCGACCGACGGGTACAGCCGGGACAAGTTCCCGCACTGGATCACGCAGTCCGGCACCTGCGACACCCGTGACGAGGTGCTGAAGCGCGACGGCACGAACGTCACCGTCGACAGCCAGTGCGAGCCGACCGGCGGCCGCTGGTACAGCGTGTACGACGCGACCTGGGTGACCGACGACTCGTCGATCGACATCGACCACATCGTGCCGCTGGCCGAGGCGTGGAAGTCCGGCGCGAACACCTGGACGCAGTCACGCCGGCAGCAGTTCGCGAACGACCTGGCCATCTCGCAGCTGATCGCGGTGACGGCGTCCAGCAACCGCTCGAAGAGCGACAAGGACCCGTCGGCGTGGAAGCCGCCGAACACGTCGGTGCACTGCATCTACGCGCGCGAGTGGATCTGGGTGAAGTACACCTACAAGCTGACGCTGCAGTCGGCCGAGAAGACCGCGCTCACGCAGATGCTCGGGAGCTGCTAG